Proteins from a genomic interval of Methanobacteriaceae archaeon:
- a CDS encoding methyltransferase domain-containing protein: MKNYVHGYSKRESERLEDQADTLSEILHHDTFFPTGSKVLEAGCGVGAQTVIIAKNSPDVSITSIDISKESLNAAKNLIEKEGIKNVQFKQADIMELPFEKESFDHIFICFVLEHLLDPVIALKELKKYLKKGGSITVIEGDHGSCYFHPETEESVMAWNSLIKAQEDLGGDPMIGRRIYPLLEDAGFKDVHVTPRVVYVDGSKPEMVDGFIKKTIIAMVEGVKNQAIDSGLINHGQWEKGIDDLYKSAQKDGTFFYNFFKGSGIK; this comes from the coding sequence ATGAAAAATTATGTGCATGGTTATTCTAAGCGAGAATCAGAACGTCTGGAAGATCAGGCCGATACACTCTCGGAAATACTTCATCATGATACTTTTTTCCCTACAGGAAGCAAAGTTTTAGAGGCAGGATGTGGTGTAGGTGCCCAAACAGTTATAATAGCTAAAAACAGTCCAGATGTGAGTATAACCTCTATTGACATTTCAAAAGAATCATTAAATGCTGCAAAAAATTTAATTGAAAAAGAAGGAATTAAAAATGTCCAGTTTAAACAGGCAGATATAATGGAACTACCCTTTGAAAAAGAAAGTTTTGACCATATCTTTATTTGTTTTGTTTTAGAACACCTTTTAGATCCAGTAATAGCCCTCAAAGAGCTTAAAAAATATTTAAAAAAAGGAGGCTCTATTACGGTTATTGAAGGTGATCATGGGTCCTGCTATTTCCATCCAGAAACTGAGGAATCCGTAATGGCCTGGAATTCTTTAATCAAGGCTCAAGAGGATTTGGGTGGTGATCCTATGATTGGAAGACGAATTTATCCACTCTTAGAAGATGCAGGATTTAAAGATGTTCATGTAACTCCCCGAGTGGTTTATGTAGATGGGAGCAAGCCGGAAATGGTGGATGGTTTCATAAAAAAGACTATAATTGCTATGGTGGAAGGTGTGAAAAACCAGGCTATTGATTCTGGTCTGATAAATCATGGCCAATGGGAAAAAGGAATAGATGATTTATATAAATCTGCCCAAAAAGATGGAACATTCTTTTACAACTTCTTTAAAGGGTCGGGAATAAAATAA
- a CDS encoding transglutaminase-like domain-containing protein translates to MKLIPLKENIEDYLCSSEIIDFDNQLVAKKAIELSKGMKTDIQKAKSIYEFVRDEINHSLDINSNEITYRASDVLKKGHGLCFTKSHLLAALLRCENIPTGFCYQKLSTNFGKIFHGLNGVFLDEKWFRLDARGNTGEINAQFSLNGEKLAYIPQKEIWDVDYPYIYSNPCPEIIEILQSNSKLDEAINQIIDLI, encoded by the coding sequence ATGAAGTTAATACCACTAAAAGAGAATATTGAGGATTATCTTTGCTCCTCAGAAATAATTGATTTTGATAATCAATTGGTGGCAAAAAAGGCAATAGAATTATCAAAAGGAATGAAAACAGATATTCAAAAAGCAAAATCAATCTACGAATTTGTAAGGGACGAAATTAACCATTCATTAGATATTAATAGTAATGAAATTACTTACAGAGCTTCAGATGTTTTAAAGAAGGGTCATGGGTTATGCTTTACCAAATCTCACTTATTGGCGGCACTGTTGCGATGTGAAAATATTCCTACGGGTTTCTGTTATCAAAAATTATCTACCAACTTTGGAAAGATATTCCATGGTTTAAATGGAGTTTTTCTTGATGAAAAATGGTTCAGATTGGATGCACGAGGCAATACTGGTGAAATAAATGCTCAATTTTCATTAAATGGAGAAAAATTAGCGTATATTCCTCAAAAAGAAATATGGGATGTTGATTATCCTTATATTTATTCAAATCCTTGTCCTGAAATAATTGAAATACTCCAAAGCAATTCCAAGTTGGATGAGGCTATAAATCAGATAATTGATTTAATATAA
- a CDS encoding class I SAM-dependent methyltransferase, whose translation MEKEIDYNKKTKILDIGCGTGRHAIELCKRGYSVTGVDLSESMLKKAAENAYNEGLDIDFIKADACNLTFEKEFDLTIMICEGAFPLMETDEMNFEILKNAAKALKSDGKLIFTTLNGLYPLFNSVKDFINSSSTTQTNNNNTFDLMTFRDRYQLEVEDDNGQKLALECDERYYVPSEIIWLLKSLNFTKIDIMACKLGEFSRDEYLTTEDYEMLVIAEL comes from the coding sequence ATTGAAAAAGAGATAGATTACAATAAAAAAACCAAAATTCTTGATATTGGGTGTGGCACTGGTCGACATGCTATTGAACTGTGCAAAAGGGGCTATTCTGTAACTGGAGTGGATTTATCAGAATCTATGCTTAAAAAAGCTGCTGAAAACGCGTATAATGAAGGATTAGACATTGATTTTATAAAAGCTGATGCTTGTAATTTAACTTTTGAAAAAGAGTTCGACCTGACCATCATGATCTGTGAAGGGGCCTTCCCGCTCATGGAAACTGATGAAATGAACTTCGAAATACTTAAAAATGCAGCGAAAGCCTTAAAATCAGATGGAAAATTGATATTTACCACATTAAATGGTCTTTATCCTCTTTTCAATTCTGTAAAGGACTTTATAAATTCCAGTTCCACCACCCAAACCAATAATAACAATACCTTTGATCTCATGACTTTCAGGGACAGGTACCAGCTGGAAGTAGAAGATGATAATGGCCAAAAACTTGCTTTAGAATGTGATGAGAGATATTATGTCCCTTCAGAAATAATTTGGCTTTTAAAATCACTGAATTTTACTAAAATTGATATAATGGCCTGCAAATTAGGCGAATTTAGTCGAGATGAGTATTTAACTACGGAAGACTATGAAATGCTGGTAATTGCGGAATTATAA
- a CDS encoding NAD(P)/FAD-dependent oxidoreductase, translating into MDNDNYDVVVIGAGISGLLAALALSKEGKSVLILEKEENIGGVCRSYDVDGYKIDTGPHAITRLERGPLKELMDRYFDVIPQFVPFGKYNVRIGNEVKPFPWNINSWLTFGLIPKTDRLLIMKALFNTLYLLNAGKNLSDISIQELIPENISSTTRRFLDWICYFLVGTSIENTAISRFIDNKTNKGSPIKYIGSLYDLFVTEGAQDQGYPKGGLQSIINSILISFPKNVKINTSEEVVKIQCSEKVEKVITNKNSYNCDTVVYSGFASDLPYLIDDLPYAYAQNLNKIKKVNSLTIWLGLNKKIFENYGSEMWIDSDPYAWMVPVSNFDSSMAPKGNQLVGFAFTIPEDYDTMEIRKKALDSIIKIQPDIENHIEMIHYQDLIPEKAAWDINSGFGDVETPINNLYCVGTDTEKRSAGVSRAAYSVLRCLEIMESEGNIKQFQIFNEKLELAAK; encoded by the coding sequence ATGGATAATGATAATTATGATGTAGTGGTGATTGGGGCAGGGATAAGTGGGCTATTAGCAGCTCTAGCTCTATCAAAGGAAGGTAAATCTGTATTAATTCTGGAAAAAGAGGAAAATATCGGGGGAGTATGTCGCTCTTATGATGTGGATGGGTATAAAATAGATACTGGGCCTCATGCCATCACCCGCCTGGAGCGTGGGCCTTTAAAAGAGCTTATGGACAGATATTTTGATGTTATCCCCCAATTTGTTCCTTTTGGGAAGTATAATGTTAGAATAGGAAATGAAGTAAAACCATTCCCTTGGAATATTAATTCTTGGCTCACATTTGGTTTGATTCCTAAAACCGATCGTTTATTGATAATGAAAGCATTGTTCAATACTCTTTATCTGCTAAATGCTGGTAAAAATTTGTCTGATATTTCTATACAGGAACTGATTCCAGAAAATATTTCTTCTACCACTAGAAGGTTTTTAGATTGGATATGTTATTTTTTAGTAGGAACCTCTATTGAAAACACGGCTATTTCTCGTTTTATAGATAATAAAACTAATAAAGGAAGTCCAATTAAATATATAGGTAGTTTATATGATCTTTTCGTTACAGAAGGTGCTCAAGATCAGGGCTATCCTAAGGGTGGTCTTCAGTCCATTATTAATTCTATTTTAATATCTTTTCCAAAAAATGTGAAAATTAACACCAGTGAAGAAGTGGTAAAGATTCAGTGTAGTGAGAAAGTCGAAAAGGTCATTACCAATAAAAATTCTTATAACTGCGATACTGTTGTTTATTCTGGATTTGCTTCTGATTTACCGTATTTAATTGATGATTTACCTTATGCATATGCTCAGAATTTAAATAAAATTAAAAAAGTTAATTCATTGACTATTTGGTTAGGTTTAAATAAAAAAATCTTTGAGAATTATGGCTCGGAAATGTGGATTGATTCAGATCCTTATGCCTGGATGGTTCCTGTGTCGAATTTTGACTCTTCTATGGCCCCTAAAGGAAATCAACTTGTTGGATTTGCTTTTACTATCCCTGAGGACTATGATACCATGGAAATTCGAAAAAAAGCATTAGATTCCATAATAAAAATCCAACCAGATATTGAAAATCATATTGAAATGATTCATTATCAGGATTTAATTCCTGAAAAGGCTGCATGGGACATTAATTCTGGTTTTGGTGATGTAGAAACTCCTATTAATAATTTGTATTGCGTAGGTACAGATACTGAAAAAAGAAGTGCAGGAGTCAGTAGAGCGGCTTATTCTGTCTTGAGATGTTTGGAAATCATGGAATCTGAGGGAAATATCAAGCAATTCCAAATATTCAATGAAAAATTGGAGTTAGCTGCTAAATAA
- a CDS encoding phosphatase produces the protein MLYGIVDIGSNTVRLNVYRCKNNDIRVMFSKKENLGLVFYIKKGKLTNKGIKKLLTLLNEMKDDLDYLKIKGYSFFSTASLRNIENHADVIQIIKDEVNIEIDILSGEEEGELSFCGSISTIQKDNGILIDLGGGSVEIVLFKNKKIREKYSIPVGSLKMYNAYVSDMIPNKNECNLIKERIYSELEKSGLNNEEKVPFMCGIGGSIRAIAKILVDLNLQNKKADLVDVKLLKTLENELNLNELNLNNKDIYYKILQVKPSKIHTLVPALLIVESITSYFGCEKIQISEFSVREGYLLKKVLNRCQNVQE, from the coding sequence ATGTTATATGGAATTGTGGATATTGGTTCAAACACAGTTAGATTGAATGTTTACCGTTGCAAAAATAATGATATACGGGTTATGTTTTCAAAAAAAGAAAATTTAGGTTTAGTCTTTTATATAAAGAAAGGAAAATTAACTAATAAAGGTATTAAAAAACTATTAACTCTTCTTAATGAAATGAAAGATGATTTGGACTATTTAAAAATAAAAGGTTACAGCTTCTTTTCTACTGCTTCATTGCGAAATATTGAAAACCATGCTGATGTTATTCAAATTATTAAAGATGAAGTAAATATAGAAATTGACATATTATCTGGTGAGGAAGAGGGAGAATTAAGCTTTTGTGGATCTATTTCTACTATTCAAAAGGACAATGGGATTCTAATTGATTTAGGTGGGGGTAGTGTTGAAATTGTACTTTTTAAGAATAAAAAAATAAGGGAAAAATACAGTATTCCTGTTGGTTCTTTAAAAATGTATAATGCTTATGTTTCAGATATGATACCTAATAAAAACGAGTGTAATTTGATTAAAGAAAGAATATACTCTGAATTAGAAAAAAGTGGTCTTAATAATGAAGAAAAAGTTCCTTTTATGTGTGGTATAGGGGGAAGTATTCGTGCCATTGCAAAAATATTAGTGGATTTAAATTTGCAGAATAAAAAAGCGGATTTAGTAGATGTTAAATTATTAAAAACACTAGAAAACGAATTGAATCTTAATGAATTGAATTTAAATAATAAAGATATTTATTACAAAATATTACAGGTTAAACCATCTAAAATTCACACTTTAGTCCCTGCTTTATTAATAGTTGAATCAATTACGTCTTATTTTGGATGTGAAAAAATACAAATTAGTGAATTTAGTGTTAGAGAAGGCTATTTATTAAAAAAAGTGTTAAATAGGTGCCAAAATGTCCAAGAATGA
- the ppk1 gene encoding polyphosphate kinase 1, whose translation MSKNDYSFTQNRELSWLRFNDRVLEEAEDGSVPLLERLKYVSIFTSNLDEFYMVRCGSLYDLSLINEDYVDNKTGLSAQDQLNAIFDRTKFLNKRRDNVFKSVHSLLKEQGIQDLDFNDLTKNETKFINKYFFNYIFPVLSPQIIDIHHPFPHLLNKSLNVMLTIKDKGKILYGLIPIPSSLTRVIYFPNDEMRFILLEKVIYEYVNEIFSNYNVEFKTVVSVTRNADITLSNSQIDEDEDYRGYMKKILKKRTRLAPIRLEFYKYSDPALTKFLCDQLNIEKNQVQISNTPLDMSYVFNLYEHIEKINELIFHKLSFNPYYPKIPKTVKEGKIISKLKRKDILLFYPYESIEPFLSLLKEAANDENVISIQITIYRLARSSSVIKYLLEACENGKDVTVLIELRARFDEERNIHYAGLLEEAGCRVLYGFEEYKVHSKVCLITRKERNKIQYITQLGTGNYNEKTCKLYTDLSFITSNQAIGEDAMLFFKNMAISNLNGKYKKLLVAPFGLKPKLIEKIDMEIERANNNRPANIIMKMNSLTDIELIEMLSKASRAGVKIKLIVRGICCLVPGLPGKTENIEVISIVGRFLEHARIYCFGTGEDVSIYLSSGDLMTRNTEKRVEIAFPIENPILQKKIIHILNIMLNDNVKARKINDMGEYEKAIRSIDLIDSQNYFMDDDFSVNEEEEIEKESFFSKLKHLFKKID comes from the coding sequence ATGTCCAAGAATGATTATAGTTTTACCCAAAACCGTGAATTATCTTGGTTAAGATTTAATGATCGGGTTTTAGAAGAAGCAGAGGATGGTTCTGTCCCTTTATTAGAACGTTTAAAATACGTGTCAATTTTTACCAGTAATTTAGATGAATTTTATATGGTAAGATGCGGAAGTTTATATGATTTATCACTTATTAATGAGGATTATGTAGATAATAAAACTGGTTTAAGTGCGCAAGATCAATTAAATGCCATCTTTGATAGGACTAAATTCCTAAATAAACGTAGAGATAATGTATTTAAATCTGTCCATTCTCTTTTAAAAGAGCAAGGTATTCAGGATTTAGATTTTAATGATTTGACTAAAAATGAAACTAAATTTATTAATAAATATTTCTTTAATTACATTTTTCCAGTTTTATCTCCCCAAATTATTGATATCCACCATCCTTTTCCCCATTTATTAAACAAATCCCTGAATGTTATGTTAACAATAAAGGATAAGGGCAAAATATTATATGGACTTATTCCAATCCCTTCCTCTTTAACCAGGGTAATTTATTTTCCAAATGATGAAATGAGGTTCATTCTATTAGAAAAAGTAATATACGAGTATGTTAATGAAATCTTTTCAAATTATAACGTAGAATTTAAAACTGTAGTTTCAGTTACTAGAAATGCTGATATTACTTTATCTAATTCTCAAATTGATGAAGATGAAGATTATAGAGGCTATATGAAAAAAATTTTAAAGAAAAGAACTCGTTTAGCACCAATCAGATTAGAATTCTATAAATATTCTGACCCGGCACTGACAAAATTTCTATGTGATCAGTTAAATATTGAAAAAAATCAAGTACAAATCTCTAATACTCCGTTAGATATGAGTTATGTGTTTAATTTATATGAGCATATTGAAAAAATAAATGAATTAATTTTCCATAAATTATCCTTTAATCCATATTATCCTAAAATACCAAAAACTGTTAAAGAAGGAAAAATTATTTCTAAGTTAAAAAGGAAGGATATTTTACTTTTCTATCCCTATGAGTCTATAGAACCTTTTTTAAGTTTATTAAAAGAGGCAGCTAATGATGAAAATGTAATATCCATTCAAATTACTATTTATAGATTAGCCAGATCTTCCTCAGTAATAAAATATTTATTAGAAGCCTGTGAAAATGGAAAAGATGTAACTGTTTTAATTGAACTTAGAGCCAGATTTGATGAAGAAAGAAATATTCACTATGCAGGTTTATTAGAAGAAGCAGGTTGTAGGGTTTTATATGGTTTTGAAGAGTATAAGGTGCATTCCAAAGTTTGTTTAATTACTCGAAAAGAGAGAAATAAAATTCAATATATTACTCAATTAGGAACTGGTAATTATAATGAAAAAACTTGTAAATTATACACTGATTTAAGTTTTATTACTAGCAACCAGGCCATTGGTGAAGATGCAATGTTATTCTTTAAAAACATGGCAATTTCTAATTTAAATGGCAAGTATAAAAAGTTATTAGTTGCGCCTTTTGGATTAAAACCTAAATTAATCGAAAAAATCGATATGGAAATTGAACGGGCCAATAATAATCGCCCAGCTAATATTATCATGAAAATGAATTCTTTAACGGATATAGAATTGATTGAAATGTTAAGTAAAGCTTCCCGTGCTGGTGTAAAAATTAAATTAATAGTTAGAGGTATTTGTTGTTTAGTTCCCGGCTTACCCGGTAAGACTGAAAATATTGAAGTCATTAGTATTGTAGGTAGGTTCTTAGAACATGCCCGGATTTATTGTTTTGGTACTGGAGAAGATGTTTCCATATATTTATCCAGTGGCGATTTAATGACGAGAAATACTGAAAAAAGAGTTGAAATTGCTTTTCCTATTGAAAATCCAATCTTACAGAAAAAAATTATCCATATATTAAATATTATGCTCAATGACAATGTTAAAGCTAGGAAAATAAATGATATGGGAGAATATGAGAAAGCAATTCGAAGTATTGATTTAATTGATTCTCAAAATTATTTTATGGATGACGATTTCTCAGTAAATGAAGAAGAAGAAATTGAAAAAGAATCATTTTTCTCTAAACTAAAACATTTATTTAAAAAAATAGATTGA
- a CDS encoding MFS transporter, translated as MRNKKTVEKHRRLFILLPLVMGVFLWSLSAGIINISLPTISQYLDISTNMVAWVVIIHLVILTSFLLIFGRVGDFIGYKKIFIMGLFIFAAGAYLCAVSLNFYHLLLFRIIQGIGSSMLLSVIPAMVTLSFSPENRGKAFGYISLATTIGLSLGYGLGGFIDTYANWRWIFIVNIPLAILTIYLANKYIPVRQKLKKPSSFDFIGSILALLTIISFLLLIQVTRDINNLPQWFPLGLILVTMLGVCFVIWEWKHESPLFDLQVLRNVYLTTALLATFLANLVLTGTIFLVPFYLELIHGYSADFAGMIILIPSLLILVTGPLSGYLSDRIGSKPVAIFSALALIISTLIFTIMDLTVGILFIFIALAIRSLCEGMFGPANNKMVMSHSSSEKTGAISSLMNTARYLGLVMGMVVFQGIFDSVISAQSKQMDIMQPIGAYQLIIPKSALLTGFQSAFFIGMSISVVIIILSFLSNEKN; from the coding sequence ATGAGAAATAAAAAAACCGTTGAAAAACATCGAAGATTATTCATATTACTGCCCCTGGTTATGGGTGTTTTTTTATGGTCATTGAGTGCAGGCATTATTAACATTTCATTGCCTACCATTTCCCAGTATCTAGATATAAGTACCAACATGGTCGCATGGGTTGTTATCATTCATTTGGTTATCCTCACCAGCTTTCTACTTATTTTTGGAAGAGTGGGGGATTTTATTGGTTACAAAAAGATATTCATAATGGGACTGTTTATTTTTGCCGCCGGTGCGTACCTATGTGCAGTTTCACTGAACTTTTATCATTTACTATTATTCCGCATCATACAAGGCATTGGATCCTCAATGTTGCTTTCAGTGATTCCAGCGATGGTAACTCTTAGTTTCAGTCCTGAAAATCGAGGGAAAGCATTTGGGTATATTTCATTGGCCACCACCATTGGATTATCCTTGGGATATGGTTTAGGAGGATTTATAGATACATACGCAAATTGGAGATGGATATTCATTGTGAACATTCCATTAGCCATTTTAACCATTTATTTAGCCAATAAATATATACCTGTAAGGCAAAAACTTAAAAAACCATCCAGTTTCGATTTTATCGGTTCCATTCTAGCCTTATTAACTATCATTTCATTCCTACTTTTGATTCAAGTAACACGGGACATAAATAACCTACCCCAATGGTTCCCTCTGGGATTGATCCTGGTGACTATGCTGGGAGTTTGCTTTGTTATCTGGGAATGGAAACACGAATCTCCTCTATTTGATTTACAGGTTCTTAGGAACGTTTATCTAACCACCGCATTGTTAGCCACTTTCCTGGCCAATCTAGTTTTAACTGGAACCATCTTTTTAGTTCCATTTTATCTGGAATTAATCCATGGTTACAGTGCTGACTTTGCAGGGATGATAATACTCATACCTTCTTTGCTGATTCTGGTTACAGGACCACTATCCGGCTATCTATCAGACCGCATTGGATCAAAACCTGTGGCAATTTTTTCCGCGCTTGCACTCATCATTTCTACACTAATCTTCACCATAATGGATCTGACGGTTGGAATTTTATTCATTTTCATCGCCCTGGCCATACGATCCTTATGTGAAGGCATGTTCGGACCCGCCAACAACAAAATGGTCATGAGCCACAGTTCTTCTGAAAAAACAGGGGCCATTTCCAGCTTAATGAATACTGCACGATATCTGGGCCTGGTAATGGGTATGGTTGTTTTTCAGGGAATATTCGACAGCGTAATCAGTGCCCAGTCAAAACAGATGGACATCATGCAACCCATAGGTGCTTATCAACTCATAATTCCAAAAAGTGCTCTTTTAACTGGTTTTCAGAGCGCATTCTTCATTGGGATGTCTATAAGTGTGGTTATCATTATACTATCTTTCCTGTCGAATGAAAAAAACTAA
- a CDS encoding ABC transporter substrate-binding protein has protein sequence MKKITWITYIGALLLVCLMVYESSAYYLMSQETIVVGYLPSDHDSALFIADAKGMFEKEGFNVEMVPFRSGTEMVQAADRGLIDVGYCGMAPVLRGIDKGFAVKVVAPVNLEGSGIMVKNDTIKSVTDLEDKTVATPPSISIQDILLIYLMHENNYSTNSFFNTDVEVPLMDESLKSGSVDAFIAWEPYVSQSYMSGDGSLLMYSSDIWPNHPCCVVIANQKFIDKNPQMLRKFLKVHSQATSYVQSHKNETIIIVSQKLGVNKSIASSSLTQVKFTSIPDSEFKENVNKLAEFMHSLGYLQNNLTDDEIFDFNYL, from the coding sequence ATGAAAAAAATCACTTGGATAACATATATAGGAGCTCTTCTATTAGTGTGCTTAATGGTTTATGAAAGTTCTGCTTACTATTTAATGTCTCAGGAAACTATTGTAGTGGGTTACCTTCCAAGTGACCATGATTCTGCTCTTTTTATTGCAGATGCAAAGGGCATGTTTGAAAAAGAGGGATTTAATGTGGAAATGGTCCCATTTCGTTCAGGAACAGAAATGGTTCAGGCTGCTGACCGGGGTCTTATTGATGTAGGTTATTGCGGAATGGCTCCTGTTTTGAGGGGAATCGACAAAGGGTTTGCTGTGAAGGTGGTAGCACCGGTTAATCTGGAAGGTAGTGGTATCATGGTTAAAAATGATACTATAAAAAGTGTTACTGATTTAGAGGATAAAACAGTGGCTACTCCGCCAAGTATTTCTATACAGGATATTCTATTAATCTATTTAATGCATGAAAACAATTATTCCACCAATTCCTTCTTCAACACCGATGTGGAAGTACCTTTAATGGATGAGAGCCTGAAATCAGGTTCAGTTGATGCGTTTATTGCATGGGAGCCATATGTATCACAATCTTATATGAGTGGTGATGGTAGTTTGTTAATGTACTCTAGTGATATATGGCCAAATCATCCCTGCTGTGTGGTCATTGCCAATCAGAAATTTATTGATAAAAATCCTCAAATGTTAAGAAAATTTTTGAAAGTCCACTCACAAGCAACCAGTTATGTTCAGTCCCATAAAAATGAAACTATAATTATAGTGTCACAGAAGCTTGGTGTGAATAAATCCATAGCATCATCCTCACTAACCCAGGTTAAATTTACAAGTATACCTGATTCGGAATTTAAGGAAAATGTTAACAAATTGGCGGAATTCATGCATTCCTTAGGTTATTTACAAAATAATCTAACTGATGATGAAATATTTGATTTTAACTATCTTTAA
- a CDS encoding aspartate aminotransferase family protein, producing the protein MDQITDTFQIEDNHYASFANKTKISIEKGQGIYVYDEKGQKYVDFTSGWGVTSIGHANPVITEALVEQSKKIIQNPNSGATYSPTRSKLISLMQKEVLAENLTRVFFANSGAEANDAAIKLARKATGKLNIISTEKSFHGRTISTVSATGQNKHRNKFNPLIPHHIFVPYNDITAMAQIITQDVAAVIVEPIQGEGGINIPDEDYLKKLSNLCHENDVLLILDEIQTGFCRTGSMFTSDKVKIDILTMAKGIAGGFPFAAFAMSEEVHDKLEVGDHGGTYCGNPLGCAVAYAVIKYMLDNKICENVKSVGQFALAELMKLKKEYPDLIKDVRGKGLLIAMKMADEDITASLNSKCFDNGLLLNVTQGNVIRMFPALNISKEEMEEGLDIFKNSLIEISLNENILVND; encoded by the coding sequence ATGGACCAAATTACAGACACATTTCAAATTGAAGATAATCACTATGCTTCTTTTGCAAATAAAACAAAGATATCAATAGAAAAAGGCCAAGGAATATATGTCTACGACGAAAAAGGCCAAAAATATGTAGATTTCACTTCGGGTTGGGGTGTAACCAGCATCGGGCATGCTAATCCAGTAATTACCGAGGCTCTGGTGGAACAGAGTAAAAAAATTATTCAAAACCCTAATTCGGGGGCTACCTATTCTCCTACACGTTCCAAACTTATATCATTAATGCAAAAAGAGGTACTGGCCGAAAATTTAACCCGTGTGTTTTTCGCAAATAGTGGAGCAGAAGCAAATGATGCTGCTATCAAACTAGCCAGAAAAGCAACTGGAAAATTAAACATCATATCTACTGAAAAGAGTTTTCATGGCCGAACTATCAGCACTGTATCTGCCACTGGCCAAAATAAACATCGGAACAAATTTAATCCCCTAATTCCCCACCACATATTTGTTCCATATAATGATATTACTGCAATGGCTCAGATTATCACTCAAGACGTGGCAGCTGTAATAGTGGAGCCTATACAGGGCGAAGGTGGGATAAATATCCCTGATGAGGATTATCTAAAAAAATTATCCAATTTATGTCATGAAAATGATGTTCTTTTGATATTAGATGAAATTCAGACCGGATTTTGTCGAACTGGTTCCATGTTCACATCAGATAAAGTTAAAATTGACATTTTAACCATGGCCAAAGGCATTGCTGGCGGATTCCCTTTTGCAGCCTTTGCAATGAGCGAAGAGGTTCATGACAAACTGGAAGTAGGAGATCATGGAGGAACCTATTGTGGAAATCCTCTGGGTTGTGCGGTGGCCTATGCCGTTATCAAATACATGTTAGATAATAAAATCTGTGAAAATGTGAAATCTGTAGGTCAATTTGCCCTTGCTGAACTCATGAAATTAAAAAAAGAGTATCCTGATTTAATAAAAGATGTAAGGGGTAAAGGACTTTTGATTGCCATGAAAATGGCTGATGAGGATATTACTGCTTCTTTAAATTCCAAATGTTTTGATAATGGTCTTCTTTTAAATGTAACTCAGGGAAATGTAATTAGAATGTTTCCAGCTTTAAATATCTCAAAAGAAGAAATGGAAGAAGGTTTAGATATATTTAAAAATAGTCTAATTGAAATTAGTCTGAATGAAAATATACTAGTGAATGATTAA